Proteins encoded by one window of Chanos chanos chromosome 7, fChaCha1.1, whole genome shotgun sequence:
- the si:ch73-335l21.4 gene encoding RING finger protein 227, with the protein MCEDLDCGICYRVYNTGRRCPRLLSCKHSFCESCLITLSRRAPCHSAKSQTDSTIVCPLCRHATSLTDGGVKDKLPVDEDVLERMMTSGVLEANSNDNADDEEPHNDTSDHCSVTQTDSDNDTSPTTRRGKVWRSLCRFCDKITGGNRRGDSCMTDQDVRDLALMSCYMI; encoded by the exons ATGTGCGAGGATCTAGACTGCGGGATATGTTACCGCGTTTACAACACCGGCCGACGGTGTCCTCGATTGCTGAGCTGTAAACACAGCTTTTGTGAAAGTTGTCTGATAACCCTCTCTCGGCGCGCCCCTTGTCACTCCGCCAAGTCCCAGACGGACTCGACGATAGTCTGTCCCTTGTGTCGCCACGCCACTTCACTGACAGACGGCGGAGTGAAAGACAAGCTGCCGGTTGACGAAGACGTTTTGGAGCGCATGATGACATCTGGGGTCTTGGAGGCAAATTCAAACGATAACGCTGATGACGAAGAGCCACACAACGACACCTCCGACCACTGTTCAGTCACACAAACGGATTCAGATAACGACACATCACCGACAACGCGGAGAGGAAAGGTCTGGAGATCGCTCTGCCGGTTCTGTGATAAAATAACCGGGGGAAATcgcagaggagaca GCTGTATGACCGATCAAGACGTGAGGGACCTGGCTCTGATGTCGTGCTACATGATCTGA